CCACTCCCACTTTGCCGTCCAGGAGCCTCATGGGTTCCCCTCAGCCGTTTCGCCGCGACATTTTAGCACGACCGCCACTGTGGAAACCTCCCGCGAGGCGCTCGCTCCCGACCCGGCCTCGTTGGCGATAGACTGATCAGTAGGCCTGGCAGCCGAGCGCGTGGGCTCGGCCGGGGCGGCCCGACCGAGGCGGGCCTTTGGTAGAGCTCGACGTCGCGCATCGCTCCGACCCTCCTCCGTTGGGATGGATCGGAGCATAGCTCGGGAGGCGTCTCAACCCACCCGATTTCCTCAAGAGCCAAGATTCGAAAGGCCCGGAGCTCTGCGAGGCCCGGGCCTTTTCTTTCGCCGTTTGCTTGGCCATGCCAAAAGTGGTACATTTCTTCATACCATTCGTAAGGTCGATTGGAGGAACACATGGCGCCGAAAGTAAAGGTGACCCTCAGTCTTGATGGGGATCTCGTGCAGACTTTGGACAAAATAAGCCGGCAGAGCAAGAGACCTCGGAGCCAGGTTGTCCAGGAAGCATTGCGCCTGTGGAGGCGGAAAGAGCTCCAGGAGAAGTTGGCGGAAGGATATCGAGCCATGGCAGAGGAGGATCGGGAAGCAGCCGAGCGTGGTATTGCTGCGTTCAGAGAGATCCTCAAATGAAGGGGACTCCACGCAGAGGCGAGGTGTGGCTCGTCAACTTTAATCCCGGGCGCGGGAGCGAGCAAAAAGGTGTCAGACCGGCACTCGTGATCCAAAACGATACCGGAAACATCTACGCCGGCACGACGATTGTTGCGGCGGTCACGACGACGATTAAGGAATTCCCTGTTACCGTGGTTATGCCTTCTGGCGAAGGCGGGCTGAGACAGAGGTCCATGGTCAATTTGGCCCAGATTCTGACGGTCGATAAGGCTCGACTCCAGAAACGCCTTGTAACCCTCAGCGAGTCGACCATGCGACAGGTCGATGAGGCTATCCGAGTCAGCCTGGATGTATGAGGAGTAGGCGCCTGGCGGCGGAGATGGTGCCGTGGCGGTGGGGGAGGCGCGCGCACCGAATGTATCCCTTGTCTCCGCTCCGAGATTCGATTCTCCAGAGGATAGTCTCCCAACATTCATAGCCATAGGATTTTTACATCTTTTCCCACCTGCCTGAATTCTTTATCCCCCGTCACCAACTCGGCTTTGCGTACTTTGGCTAAGGCCGCGGCGAAGCAGTCGGCGTAGGACATCTTTCTGGTTGCCTTCAACTCAGCCGCCTGCTTCGTCAGATCCAAATCGGCGGAAATGATCTGAATTGGCAGGGTGGAGATCAGACGTGCTACGTGATCCGCCCGTTCGCGCCCCGCTTCTCTCAAGGTGATGTAAAAAACCTCTCCCCAGTTCACGACGGAGAGGAGAAGAAGGCGTCCCGAGTCTCTGGCTGCGCGAAAAATCTCAATCATCTTGTCTTTGCCTGCCTCGCCTTCGAAGTAGGCTATGAGGCTATAGGTGTCCAGAACCCTGAGGGCAGCTCTCACAGCTCTCGCTCCTTCGCCTTCTCTTCCAGCAGGGCTTTCAACAGCTTGCCCTTCGTCCCGGTTATTCCAGCCAGACTCCGGAGATATTCGTCTGTAACGGGTCTGATCACTATTTCGCCATCCCGCTCGTAAAAGTAGACCTGCGTTCCTTTCTTGATGCCAAACTTCCGCCGCAGCTTGGAGGGGATGACTACCTGGCCTTTCACCGTAACGACCGACTTATCCATAAAACCCTCCCATGGGTGGATGATCCAGGTAAGGGGTAACATAAAAAAGAAAGTAAGTCAACAGCGATGATGTATTAACAAAATGTTAAGAGGACCCCGTGGACCTCAAATTGAGCCTGATTGCTCGAAAGCCTTCTGAGATAGGTCA
The Candidatus Rokuibacteriota bacterium genome window above contains:
- a CDS encoding ribbon-helix-helix protein, CopG family; its protein translation is MAPKVKVTLSLDGDLVQTLDKISRQSKRPRSQVVQEALRLWRRKELQEKLAEGYRAMAEEDREAAERGIAAFREILK
- a CDS encoding type II toxin-antitoxin system PemK/MazF family toxin translates to MKGTPRRGEVWLVNFNPGRGSEQKGVRPALVIQNDTGNIYAGTTIVAAVTTTIKEFPVTVVMPSGEGGLRQRSMVNLAQILTVDKARLQKRLVTLSESTMRQVDEAIRVSLDV
- a CDS encoding type II toxin-antitoxin system VapC family toxin translates to MRAALRVLDTYSLIAYFEGEAGKDKMIEIFRAARDSGRLLLLSVVNWGEVFYITLREAGRERADHVARLISTLPIQIISADLDLTKQAAELKATRKMSYADCFAAALAKVRKAELVTGDKEFRQVGKDVKILWL
- a CDS encoding AbrB/MazE/SpoVT family DNA-binding domain-containing protein, giving the protein MDKSVVTVKGQVVIPSKLRRKFGIKKGTQVYFYERDGEIVIRPVTDEYLRSLAGITGTKGKLLKALLEEKAKEREL